The DNA segment CATCGTAGGCATCGGGATCCACGGTCCCGCTGCGCAGATAGGCCCCGACAATCAGGGCCAGACCTACCGAGACTTCGGCAGCAGCAACACCGATAATAAAAATGACAAAGGCCTGCCCATCGAGCTGCTGCCAGCGCAGGGCCCCTGCTACAAAGAGGATGGCAGCGGCATTCATCATGATCTCTACGCCGATCAGGGTCATGATCAGGTTCCGGCGCGTCAGGAGGCAGAGGAGACCCAGGGAAAAAAGGATCGAGGCCAGGAGGATTACCTGGGAATAAGGAACGATCATAACCCCTCCCTATCCGGCTTTTTCCCCCTCTGTCGGCCTAATTGGACGGCGGCCATCAGGCCTATGAGGAGGACCAGGGAAATGATTTCCACGGAAAACCAAT comes from the Deltaproteobacteria bacterium genome and includes:
- the nuoK gene encoding NADH-quinone oxidoreductase subunit NuoK, encoding MIVPYSQVILLASILFSLGLLCLLTRRNLIMTLIGVEIMMNAAAILFVAGALRWQQLDGQAFVIFIIGVAAAEVSVGLALIVGAYLRSGTVDPDAYDVLNG